In Gemmatimonadetes bacterium SCN 70-22, the following are encoded in one genomic region:
- a CDS encoding aldo/keto reductase — translation MTPFVVERCTLAPGLEISRVLTGLWQVADLERDGRTMDLRATAQAMAPYAAAGFTTFDMADHYGSAEVVAGIFRAEMAPGTAVQLLTKWVPKPGPVSRDDVRAAVDRALARLRGRSIDLMQFHAWTFADPRWLDALFYLDELRREGVIHHLGLTNFDAAHLRIALASGIPIVSNQVSYSLIDRRAAGPMTALCLAHGVKLLAYGTVQGGFLSTRWLGKAEPDWEHLDTWSQMKYGRFIRAAGGWEGLQRVLTALDGVARRHEVSVANVASRYILEQPAVGGVIIGARIGASAHIEDNARLFSFALSRQDREEIDAAAATLAPIPGDCGDEYRKPPYLTASGDLSHHLEEFPAPFATRRGDGGRLTCLSGTSWETQFGYSRAVRLGDRIVVSGTTASHGDRLIGGTDPAAQAHFVIDKIEGALRSLGARLEDVVRTRVFVSRMEQWEAIARAHGERFGGILPANTLVRAELVGEEFLVEMEAEAVVPTQGASLSAHRA, via the coding sequence ATGACGCCTTTCGTCGTCGAACGCTGCACCCTCGCCCCAGGGCTGGAGATCTCCAGGGTCCTCACCGGGCTCTGGCAGGTCGCCGACCTGGAGCGCGACGGGCGCACCATGGACCTCCGGGCCACCGCCCAGGCGATGGCGCCGTATGCCGCCGCCGGATTCACCACCTTCGACATGGCCGATCACTACGGGTCGGCCGAAGTCGTCGCGGGGATCTTTCGTGCGGAGATGGCCCCCGGCACCGCGGTGCAGCTCCTCACCAAGTGGGTCCCCAAACCGGGCCCCGTCTCGCGGGACGACGTGCGCGCCGCCGTGGACCGCGCCCTCGCGCGACTGCGAGGGCGGTCCATCGACCTCATGCAGTTCCACGCGTGGACCTTCGCCGACCCGCGATGGCTCGACGCGCTCTTCTACCTGGATGAGCTGCGGCGCGAGGGGGTCATTCACCACCTGGGACTCACGAACTTCGATGCCGCGCACCTGCGCATCGCCCTCGCCAGCGGCATCCCGATCGTCAGCAATCAGGTGAGCTACTCGCTCATCGACCGCCGGGCGGCGGGGCCGATGACGGCGCTCTGCCTGGCGCACGGCGTGAAGCTCCTGGCCTACGGCACGGTGCAGGGGGGATTCCTCAGCACACGCTGGTTAGGCAAGGCGGAGCCCGACTGGGAGCATCTCGACACATGGTCGCAGATGAAGTACGGGCGCTTCATCCGCGCGGCTGGAGGGTGGGAGGGGCTGCAACGCGTGCTGACGGCGCTCGACGGCGTGGCTCGGCGCCACGAGGTCTCGGTCGCGAACGTCGCCAGCCGCTACATCCTCGAGCAGCCGGCGGTGGGGGGCGTGATCATCGGTGCCCGGATCGGGGCCAGCGCGCACATCGAGGACAATGCGCGACTCTTCTCCTTCGCGCTCTCGAGGCAAGATCGGGAGGAGATCGATGCGGCTGCGGCGACGCTCGCGCCGATTCCCGGCGACTGCGGTGATGAGTACCGGAAGCCGCCGTATCTCACGGCGTCGGGCGACCTGAGCCACCACCTCGAGGAATTCCCCGCACCCTTCGCCACCCGGCGGGGCGACGGCGGGCGGCTCACCTGCCTGAGCGGCACCTCGTGGGAGACGCAGTTCGGGTACTCTCGCGCGGTCCGGCTTGGTGACCGCATCGTGGTCTCGGGGACGACCGCCTCGCACGGCGACCGGCTCATCGGCGGAACCGACCCCGCCGCCCAGGCACACTTCGTCATCGACAAGATCGAGGGGGCGCTTCGTTCGCTCGGCGCACGGCTCGAGGACGTGGTCCGTACCCGTGTCTTCGTGTCGCGCATGGAGCAGTGGGAAGCGATTGCGCGTGCGCACGGCGAGCGATTCGGCGGGATCCTCCCCGCCAACACCCTCGTACGGGCAGAGCTGGTCGGCGAGGAGTTCCTGGTCGAGATGGAGGCCGAGGCGGTGGTCCCCACCCAGGGGGCGTCGCTATCGGCGCATCGCGCATGA
- a CDS encoding ATPase, with the protein MSRILDSARSAFASQGDAITLGAVVHEGTCYNEPIVRIPLAMMNRHGLIAGATGTGKTKSLQLIAEQLSNAGVPVFMADIKGDLSGIGVPGEANDKIAQRATDTGYAWTPAGFPVEFLSLTGEKGAQLRATVSSFGPQLLAKVLDLNETQTSVLALVFKYCDDKGLLLLDLADLRSVLQHLTEDGADELRDYGGMSKATVGVLLREMVELEQQGAGRFFGEPMFDLDDLLQVERDGRGLVSILELSDVQQKPALFSTFMLWMLATLYNELPEVGDLDRPKLAFFFDEAHLLFDNASKALLAQIEQVVRLIRSKGVGVYFITQSPKDIPESVLAQLGNRVQHALRAFTPDDEKALRAAARTFPKTEFYDVQQTLTSLGIGEALVVTLTPKGTPTPPFATRMIPPQGRMSPMSDSEFARRLQTPQVKKYATPVDRESAYEILKARYEQKAAEEASAAAEAPPARRGRTAAAPAPGDAGVLGQVLNSSVGKSVIRTAAVAVTGTLVRGILGALVGGSRTTRRR; encoded by the coding sequence ATGTCCCGCATCCTCGACTCCGCCCGATCCGCCTTCGCCTCCCAGGGTGACGCCATCACCCTGGGCGCCGTCGTCCACGAGGGGACCTGCTACAACGAGCCCATCGTGCGCATCCCGCTGGCGATGATGAATCGCCACGGCCTGATCGCCGGGGCGACGGGGACGGGGAAGACGAAGTCGTTGCAGCTGATCGCCGAGCAGCTGTCGAACGCGGGGGTCCCGGTCTTCATGGCCGACATCAAGGGCGACCTCTCGGGGATCGGCGTCCCGGGCGAGGCGAACGACAAGATCGCCCAGCGCGCCACCGACACCGGCTACGCCTGGACCCCGGCGGGCTTTCCCGTCGAATTCCTGAGCCTCACGGGCGAGAAGGGGGCGCAGCTGCGCGCCACCGTCTCCTCGTTCGGCCCGCAACTCCTGGCCAAGGTCCTCGACCTCAACGAGACGCAGACGTCCGTCCTCGCCCTCGTCTTCAAGTACTGCGACGACAAGGGGCTCCTCCTCCTCGACCTCGCCGACCTCCGCAGCGTGCTGCAGCACCTCACCGAGGATGGCGCGGACGAGCTGCGTGACTACGGCGGGATGTCGAAGGCGACGGTCGGGGTCCTCCTGCGCGAGATGGTCGAGCTGGAGCAGCAGGGGGCCGGGAGGTTCTTCGGCGAGCCGATGTTCGACCTCGACGACCTGTTGCAGGTGGAGCGTGACGGGCGCGGCCTGGTGAGCATCCTCGAGCTCAGCGACGTGCAGCAGAAGCCGGCGCTCTTCTCGACCTTCATGCTCTGGATGCTGGCCACGCTGTACAACGAGCTCCCCGAGGTGGGCGATCTCGACCGTCCCAAGCTCGCCTTCTTCTTCGACGAGGCGCACCTCCTCTTCGACAACGCCAGCAAGGCGCTGCTGGCGCAGATCGAGCAGGTGGTCCGGCTGATCCGCTCCAAGGGGGTCGGCGTCTACTTCATCACCCAGAGCCCCAAGGACATCCCCGAGAGCGTCCTGGCGCAGCTGGGGAACCGCGTCCAGCACGCCCTGCGCGCCTTCACCCCCGACGACGAGAAGGCGTTGCGCGCCGCGGCGCGCACCTTCCCGAAGACCGAGTTCTACGACGTGCAGCAGACGCTGACGTCGCTGGGCATCGGCGAGGCGCTCGTCGTCACGCTCACCCCCAAGGGGACGCCGACACCGCCCTTCGCCACGCGCATGATCCCCCCGCAGGGGCGGATGTCGCCGATGAGCGACTCCGAGTTCGCCCGCCGGCTGCAAACCCCGCAGGTCAAGAAGTACGCCACCCCGGTCGATCGCGAGAGCGCGTACGAGATCCTCAAGGCCCGCTACGAGCAGAAGGCCGCCGAGGAGGCCAGCGCGGCGGCCGAGGCGCCACCCGCGCGACGGGGACGCACCGCCGCCGCCCCCGCCCCTGGCGACGCGGGGGTGCTGGGGCAAGTGCTCAACTCGTCGGTGGGGAAGAGCGTGATCCGCACCGCCGCCGTCGCGGTGACGGGCACCCTGGTGCGCGGCATCCTCGGGGCGCTGGTCGGGGGATCGCGGACCACGCGACGGCGGTAG
- a CDS encoding GNAT family N-acetyltransferase: MRIRPATRDDIPLLNALITRSARELSRGFYTEAETEAAIRFVFGVDTSLVDDGTYFVVEDGATLLGCGGWSRRRTLYGGDQRPMGEVAELLDPARDAARIRAFFVAPEAARRGVGRALLAACAAAAHDAGFRSLELMATLPGVPFYAASGFVERERVVDALPDGTPLRFVRMTRGVAVT, translated from the coding sequence ATGCGCATCCGACCCGCCACTCGCGACGACATCCCGCTCCTCAACGCCCTCATCACCCGCTCGGCGCGAGAGTTGAGCCGCGGCTTCTACACCGAGGCAGAGACAGAAGCGGCGATACGCTTCGTCTTCGGCGTCGACACGTCGCTGGTGGATGACGGGACGTACTTCGTGGTGGAGGATGGCGCGACACTCCTCGGATGCGGCGGATGGAGCCGGCGGCGCACGCTGTATGGCGGCGACCAGCGCCCCATGGGCGAGGTGGCCGAGTTGCTCGACCCGGCGCGCGACGCCGCGCGCATCCGCGCCTTCTTCGTCGCCCCCGAAGCGGCGCGCCGCGGGGTGGGGCGCGCCCTCCTTGCGGCCTGTGCCGCGGCCGCACACGACGCCGGATTTCGCTCACTGGAGCTGATGGCCACGCTCCCTGGTGTCCCGTTCTACGCGGCCAGCGGCTTCGTCGAACGGGAGCGGGTCGTCGATGCCCTCCCCGACGGAACTCCGTTGCGCTTCGTGCGCATGACGCGCGGCGTCGCCGTCACCTGA
- a CDS encoding transketolase, producing MSAPADAASPTLDALCVNTVRTLSIDAVQKADSGHPGAPMGLAPLAYALFTKHMRHNPADPAWPNRDRFVLSNGHASMLLYSALHLSGYDLSLDDIRNFRQWGSKTPGHPEHGHTPGVETTTGPLGQGLANAVGMAVAEAHLAATFNRAGHSIVDHYTYFIAGDGCLMEGISHEAASFAGHFGLGKLIGFYDDNGISIDGETSLTYSDDVAKRFAAYGWQVLRIDDVNDLAAIDAAVAEAKTDTTRPTLVITKTHIGYGSPNRQDSHNAHGAPLGVAEVALTKQALGWAWTEPFTIPAEVLAHWRGATARGAVENDAWRKSLIAYAKAHPELAKEFGRRMQGDLPAGWQQALPVFNSKNGNVATRSASEVVLNALAARIPELVGGSADLSWSNLTVIKDDPMFAAGNLGGRNFHFGVREHAMGAMMNGMALHGGVIPYGGTFLVFADYMRPAIRLAALMGQRVIYVLTHDSIGLGEDGPTHQPVEHLASLRCIPNLTVIRPADAAETAEAWRSALLHKGGPVALVLTRQKLPLIDREKYAAVNGAARGGYILADAPNGAPAVILIASGSEVALALDAQAALAGEGIAARVVSMPSQELFLKQPADYQASVLPSGTKRVAVEAAHPMSWYRFTGMDGAVVGIETFGASAPYQRLFKEYGMTAEAVVAAAKRVL from the coding sequence GTGTCCGCACCGGCCGACGCCGCTTCGCCGACGCTCGACGCGCTCTGTGTCAATACAGTCCGCACCCTGTCCATCGATGCCGTCCAGAAGGCCGACAGCGGCCATCCGGGGGCGCCGATGGGGCTGGCCCCGCTGGCCTATGCCCTCTTCACGAAGCACATGCGGCACAACCCCGCCGACCCGGCGTGGCCCAACCGCGACCGCTTCGTCCTGTCCAACGGGCATGCCTCCATGCTCCTGTACTCCGCCTTGCACCTGTCGGGGTACGACCTCTCGCTGGACGACATCAGGAACTTCCGCCAGTGGGGGAGCAAGACCCCCGGGCACCCCGAGCATGGCCACACCCCGGGCGTCGAGACCACGACGGGCCCGCTGGGACAGGGGTTGGCGAATGCGGTCGGGATGGCGGTCGCCGAGGCGCACCTCGCGGCCACCTTCAACCGTGCAGGGCACTCCATCGTCGACCACTACACCTACTTCATCGCCGGCGACGGCTGCCTGATGGAGGGGATCTCGCACGAGGCCGCCTCGTTCGCCGGGCACTTCGGGCTCGGCAAGCTGATCGGGTTCTACGACGACAACGGCATCTCGATCGACGGCGAGACGAGCCTCACCTACAGCGACGACGTCGCCAAGCGCTTCGCGGCCTACGGCTGGCAGGTGCTTCGCATCGACGACGTCAACGACCTGGCGGCGATCGACGCCGCCGTGGCTGAAGCCAAGACCGACACGACCCGCCCGACGCTGGTGATCACGAAGACCCACATCGGCTACGGCTCGCCCAACCGGCAGGATTCGCACAACGCCCACGGCGCCCCGTTAGGCGTGGCAGAGGTGGCCCTCACCAAGCAGGCGCTGGGCTGGGCGTGGACCGAGCCGTTCACCATCCCCGCCGAGGTGCTCGCCCACTGGCGCGGCGCCACCGCGCGCGGCGCGGTGGAGAACGATGCGTGGCGCAAGTCGCTCATCGCCTACGCCAAGGCGCACCCCGAGCTGGCCAAGGAGTTCGGGCGCCGGATGCAGGGCGACCTCCCCGCCGGGTGGCAGCAGGCGCTCCCCGTCTTCAACAGCAAGAACGGCAACGTCGCCACCCGCAGCGCCTCCGAGGTGGTCCTCAATGCCCTGGCGGCCAGGATCCCCGAGCTCGTCGGCGGATCGGCCGACCTCAGCTGGTCGAACCTGACGGTCATCAAGGACGACCCGATGTTCGCCGCCGGGAACCTCGGCGGGCGCAATTTCCACTTCGGGGTGCGCGAGCACGCCATGGGGGCGATGATGAACGGGATGGCGCTGCACGGCGGCGTGATCCCGTACGGCGGGACCTTCCTCGTCTTCGCCGACTACATGCGCCCGGCCATCCGCCTCGCGGCGCTGATGGGGCAGCGGGTCATTTACGTCCTCACGCACGACTCCATCGGGCTGGGAGAGGACGGCCCCACGCACCAGCCGGTCGAGCACCTGGCATCGCTTCGGTGCATCCCCAACCTCACCGTCATTCGCCCTGCCGACGCGGCGGAAACGGCCGAGGCCTGGCGCTCGGCGCTGCTGCACAAGGGCGGGCCGGTGGCGCTCGTCCTCACGCGGCAGAAGCTCCCCCTCATCGACCGAGAGAAGTACGCCGCCGTCAACGGCGCCGCACGCGGGGGGTACATCCTCGCCGATGCGCCTAACGGTGCCCCCGCGGTCATCCTCATCGCCAGCGGCTCGGAGGTGGCGCTGGCCCTCGACGCGCAGGCGGCGCTGGCGGGCGAAGGGATCGCGGCGCGGGTGGTGAGCATGCCCAGCCAGGAGCTCTTCCTCAAGCAGCCGGCTGACTACCAGGCGTCGGTGCTGCCGTCAGGCACAAAGCGGGTGGCCGTCGAGGCGGCGCACCCCATGTCGTGGTATCGCTTCACCGGGATGGACGGCGCCGTGGTCGGGATCGAGACCTTCGGGGCGAGCGCGCCGTACCAGCGGCTGTTCAAGGAATACGGGATGACCGCGGAGGCAGTGGTCGCGGCGGCGAAGCGCGTGCTGTAG
- a CDS encoding reactive intermediate/imine deaminase — protein sequence MPRKHVESARGPAAIGPYSHAVWAGELLYLSGQTPIDPSTGKLVEGDVEAQTHRAFDNLQAVLEDSGMSMDDVIKCNVYLTDMANFPQMNKAYGARFTKPYPARTTVAVAGLPLGASVEIELVARRS from the coding sequence ATGCCACGCAAGCACGTCGAGAGTGCCCGCGGACCGGCGGCCATCGGCCCGTACTCCCACGCCGTCTGGGCGGGAGAGCTTTTGTACCTGTCGGGGCAGACGCCGATCGACCCCTCGACGGGGAAGCTGGTCGAGGGCGACGTCGAGGCGCAGACGCACCGCGCCTTCGACAACCTCCAGGCGGTGCTGGAAGATTCCGGGATGTCGATGGACGACGTGATCAAGTGCAACGTCTACCTCACCGACATGGCGAACTTCCCGCAGATGAACAAGGCGTACGGCGCGCGCTTCACGAAGCCGTATCCGGCGCGCACGACGGTGGCGGTGGCTGGGCTGCCGTTGGGTGCGTCGGTCGAGATCGAGTTGGTGGCGCGGCGTAGTTGA
- a CDS encoding bacteriocin-protection protein, whose protein sequence is MVPTYFSSPGEWRAWLARHHASATEIWVGFHKVGTGRPSLTWPQSVDEALCYGWIDGIRKRVDDERYVIRFTPRKPTSTWSAVNIRRVAELEALGHMREPGRKAFAARREERSATYSYERRPTAFGEPYAKAFQKHRAAWTFFEAQPAGYRGTAIAWVMSAKQEATRERRLAQLIQDSAQKKRLSLLARTNGSSA, encoded by the coding sequence ATGGTGCCCACCTACTTCTCCTCCCCCGGCGAATGGCGCGCGTGGCTGGCGCGGCATCACGCATCGGCCACGGAGATCTGGGTCGGTTTCCACAAGGTGGGGACCGGGAGGCCGTCGCTCACCTGGCCGCAGTCGGTGGACGAGGCGCTTTGCTACGGGTGGATCGACGGCATAAGGAAGCGGGTCGACGACGAGCGGTACGTCATCCGCTTCACGCCCCGGAAGCCAACCAGCACCTGGAGCGCGGTGAACATCAGGCGTGTCGCCGAACTCGAGGCGCTGGGGCACATGCGCGAACCCGGCCGCAAGGCGTTCGCCGCGCGCCGGGAGGAGCGATCCGCGACCTACTCCTACGAGCGGCGCCCCACCGCGTTCGGCGAACCGTATGCGAAGGCGTTCCAGAAACACCGGGCTGCGTGGACGTTCTTCGAAGCCCAGCCGGCCGGCTACCGCGGGACGGCGATCGCGTGGGTCATGAGCGCCAAGCAGGAGGCGACGCGGGAGCGGCGACTCGCGCAACTCATCCAGGACTCGGCGCAGAAGAAGCGACTGTCGCTCCTGGCGCGGACGAATGGCTCGTCCGCGTAG
- a CDS encoding 3-oxoacyl-ACP synthase (FabH; beta-ketoacyl-acyl carrier protein synthase III; catalyzes the condensation of acetyl-CoA with malonyl-ACP to initiate cycles of fatty acid elongation; differs from 3-oxoacyl-(acyl carrier protein) synthase I and II in that it utilizes CoA thioesters as primers rather than acyl-ACPs; in Pseudomonas this protein is involved in quinolone signal biosynthesis) produces MTFAAITGWGKCMPPAILTNDDLSTFLDTSDEWITSRTGMKERRVSHVSAIEMSTIAASRALACAGLAADDVDLIIYGGVSNDELCPNSASGVQVALGATRAASVDLNTACTSFCYGLATATAMIRTGMVRNVVVIGVELISRYMDWSNRNVAVLFGDGAAAVVLQPAVEEVGLLGSVLGCDAEARGSLRVRGFGCTYAGLGINYGDTLWDFDGQVIFKRAVGAMAEASVRVLKECGMTAEQVDLVVPHQANLRIIESVAKYAGVPMEKVMLTVQKYGNMSAATVPVALVEALEEGRVRPGSNILIPAFGGGLTYCALLVRWGGRITPLGTSDRELPPCDRTALEMVNAVRAHQDPNGRSRAGLMAPVFAEAGQR; encoded by the coding sequence ATGACCTTTGCTGCGATCACCGGGTGGGGAAAGTGCATGCCCCCCGCCATCCTCACCAACGACGACCTCTCCACCTTCCTCGACACCTCGGACGAGTGGATCACCTCGCGCACGGGGATGAAGGAGCGGCGCGTCTCGCACGTGAGCGCGATCGAGATGTCCACCATCGCGGCGTCGCGCGCCCTCGCCTGCGCCGGGCTCGCCGCCGACGACGTGGACCTGATCATCTATGGCGGGGTGAGCAACGACGAACTCTGTCCCAATAGCGCCTCGGGGGTCCAGGTGGCCCTCGGCGCCACGCGCGCCGCCTCGGTCGACCTCAACACGGCCTGCACCTCCTTCTGCTACGGACTGGCCACGGCGACCGCGATGATCCGCACCGGGATGGTGCGCAACGTCGTCGTGATCGGCGTCGAGCTCATCTCGCGCTACATGGACTGGAGCAACCGCAACGTCGCCGTCCTGTTCGGCGACGGCGCGGCGGCGGTCGTCTTGCAGCCGGCGGTCGAGGAGGTCGGGCTCCTCGGCAGCGTCCTGGGGTGCGACGCCGAGGCGCGCGGGAGCCTGCGCGTGCGCGGCTTCGGCTGCACCTACGCGGGGCTCGGCATCAACTACGGCGACACGCTGTGGGACTTCGACGGCCAGGTGATCTTCAAGCGCGCCGTCGGCGCCATGGCCGAGGCGTCGGTCCGCGTCCTCAAGGAGTGCGGGATGACCGCCGAGCAGGTGGATCTCGTCGTCCCGCACCAGGCCAACCTGCGCATCATCGAATCGGTGGCCAAGTACGCCGGCGTCCCGATGGAGAAGGTGATGCTCACCGTGCAGAAGTACGGCAACATGAGCGCCGCCACCGTCCCCGTGGCGCTGGTCGAGGCGCTGGAGGAGGGGCGCGTGAGGCCCGGGAGCAACATCCTCATCCCCGCCTTCGGCGGCGGCCTCACCTACTGCGCCCTCCTCGTGCGGTGGGGAGGGCGCATCACCCCGTTAGGCACCTCCGACCGCGAGCTTCCGCCCTGCGACCGCACGGCGCTCGAGATGGTGAACGCGGTGCGCGCCCACCAGGACCCGAACGGACGCTCGCGCGCCGGGCTCATGGCACCGGTCTTCGCCGAGGCGGGTCAGCGATAG
- a CDS encoding tRNA glutamyl-Q synthetase: MIYRGRIAPTPTGELHLGHARTFHAAFERAMVAHGALVLRIEDLDPLRCRPEYTQQAIDDLRWMGVHCTEGPYFQSQRTEVYVDAWRRLRDAGVIYPSHVSRKELRDAAHAPHEDEEGAEPIFPVKWRARIGAEREYEAPWGVAWRFRVPDGETIRFDDAKRGMQAYTAGVDFGDFVIWRKDGVPAYELAVVADDVAMGITEVVRGEDLLKSTARQLLVYRALGATPPAWRHEPLVRDAQGRRLAKRYQALSLRTLRERGFTFEELLARGDGMAGLGDGEAAASSHG, encoded by the coding sequence GTGATTTATCGCGGCCGTATTGCCCCGACGCCGACCGGGGAGCTCCACCTGGGACACGCGCGTACCTTCCACGCCGCATTCGAGCGCGCCATGGTTGCACACGGCGCGCTGGTCCTCCGCATCGAGGACCTCGACCCGCTGCGCTGCCGCCCCGAGTATACGCAGCAGGCCATCGACGACCTGCGCTGGATGGGGGTGCACTGCACCGAGGGGCCGTACTTCCAGTCGCAGCGCACCGAGGTGTACGTGGACGCCTGGCGCCGCCTGCGTGACGCGGGGGTGATCTACCCGAGCCACGTTTCCCGCAAGGAGCTGCGCGATGCGGCGCATGCGCCGCACGAGGACGAGGAGGGGGCGGAGCCGATCTTCCCGGTGAAGTGGCGAGCGCGCATCGGCGCCGAACGCGAGTACGAGGCGCCGTGGGGCGTGGCGTGGCGCTTTCGCGTTCCCGATGGCGAGACGATCCGTTTCGACGACGCCAAGCGTGGAATGCAGGCGTACACGGCCGGGGTCGACTTCGGTGATTTCGTGATCTGGCGCAAGGACGGGGTCCCCGCCTACGAGCTGGCCGTCGTGGCCGACGACGTCGCGATGGGGATCACCGAGGTGGTGCGGGGCGAGGACCTCCTCAAGTCGACGGCGCGGCAGCTGCTGGTCTATCGCGCACTCGGCGCCACGCCGCCCGCGTGGCGCCACGAGCCGCTGGTGCGCGACGCGCAGGGGCGGCGGCTGGCGAAGCGGTACCAGGCGTTGTCGCTCAGGACGTTGCGGGAGCGGGGGTTCACTTTCGAGGAACTGCTGGCACGCGGTGACGGCATGGCGGGTCTTGGCGATGGAGAGGCGGCCGCCTCGTCCCATGGGTGA
- a CDS encoding serine hydrolase, which produces MLAALAAVGCSRERRTEPRGDAATRRAALIARGDSLALPGEWTPPPGDALEHSTAGFATTLCAAVFITGLDPADAAANVGWFTSPPDERKVVTDTVIDRATQTVRLKLPSGVWVAARRYGSQGCIPLPKGQDSVHFTPVVVKPQLPEAATTPWPMGDVITPAAWPAGVDSAKVAQAVETGFGPDSAMTEAFLVTYKGRILGERYGVGIGIHTPLESWSMGKSLTGTLLARLIQMGAYTLDQPAPIPEWQQPGDPRQEIRIMDIMRMSSGLRIRAPQDPDYDKSLGYPDHLWYYTGAGNSFQWAVTRPQQWKPNTVGRYRNTDPVLANYLIRLAVEKRGEDYRSWPQRNLFDKIGIRDATLMTDPYGNNLTQGAEYLSARDWARLGNLYVQDGVWNGERLLPEGYVDHVKTVAPAWAADGRPVYGGGFMWVNGDGADPIPKDAFSFRGAGGQSTIIIPDRDMVVVRIGKYAGSRAGDRALDAALRLLMEAVPAKQ; this is translated from the coding sequence TTGCTGGCGGCCCTTGCCGCCGTCGGCTGCTCGCGTGAACGACGGACCGAGCCGCGGGGCGACGCCGCGACTCGGCGCGCGGCCCTGATCGCGCGCGGCGACTCGCTTGCGCTCCCGGGCGAGTGGACACCGCCGCCGGGCGATGCGCTCGAACACTCGACCGCGGGTTTCGCCACGACGCTCTGCGCCGCGGTCTTCATCACCGGGCTCGACCCCGCCGACGCCGCGGCGAACGTGGGCTGGTTCACCAGTCCGCCCGATGAGCGGAAGGTGGTCACCGACACCGTCATCGACCGCGCCACGCAGACCGTGCGCCTCAAGCTCCCGTCCGGGGTGTGGGTCGCAGCGCGTCGCTACGGGAGCCAGGGGTGCATCCCGCTCCCGAAGGGACAGGACTCGGTGCACTTCACGCCGGTCGTAGTGAAGCCCCAACTCCCGGAAGCAGCTACCACGCCGTGGCCGATGGGCGACGTCATCACCCCGGCCGCGTGGCCTGCTGGCGTCGATTCGGCCAAGGTCGCGCAGGCCGTCGAAACAGGCTTCGGCCCCGACTCGGCCATGACCGAGGCGTTCCTCGTCACCTACAAGGGGCGCATCCTTGGCGAGCGCTATGGCGTGGGGATCGGGATCCACACGCCGCTCGAGAGCTGGTCGATGGGGAAGAGCCTCACCGGGACGTTACTGGCGCGCCTCATCCAGATGGGCGCATACACGCTCGACCAGCCGGCGCCCATTCCCGAGTGGCAGCAGCCCGGCGACCCGCGCCAGGAGATCCGCATCATGGACATCATGCGGATGTCGAGTGGACTGCGCATCCGTGCCCCGCAGGACCCCGACTACGACAAGTCGTTAGGCTATCCGGACCACCTCTGGTACTACACGGGAGCGGGGAATTCCTTCCAGTGGGCGGTGACGCGCCCGCAGCAGTGGAAGCCGAACACCGTCGGCCGCTACCGCAACACCGACCCGGTCCTCGCCAACTACCTCATCCGCCTGGCGGTGGAGAAGCGCGGCGAGGACTACCGCAGCTGGCCGCAGCGCAACCTCTTCGACAAGATCGGGATTCGCGACGCGACGCTCATGACCGATCCCTACGGGAACAACCTCACGCAGGGGGCCGAATATCTCTCCGCGCGCGACTGGGCACGCCTGGGCAACCTCTACGTGCAGGACGGCGTGTGGAACGGCGAGCGCCTCCTCCCCGAGGGATACGTCGACCACGTGAAGACGGTGGCGCCGGCGTGGGCGGCCGACGGTCGCCCGGTGTACGGCGGCGGCTTCATGTGGGTGAATGGCGACGGCGCCGATCCCATCCCGAAGGATGCCTTCTCGTTCCGGGGTGCCGGGGGGCAGAGCACGATCATCATCCCCGATCGCGACATGGTGGTGGTGCGCATCGGGAAGTACGCGGGTTCGCGTGCTGGCGACCGGGCGCTGGATGCGGCGTTGCGGCTGCTGATGGAGGCGGTGCCGGCCAAGCAGTGA